Proteins found in one bacterium genomic segment:
- a CDS encoding endonuclease/exonuclease/phosphatase family protein has protein sequence MKSVKSLLWLFSVLYLGILCVLWASPYWPARLGWLANLFQMAPLWVLYFPLGFLFIIWLFVRKTGILIVNIVSFAVIFFCIMGFNVPFSVPWQKAQNAQDQLRIMTFNLGTNVDATSLAEFIAKVEPDIIAFQEVYTDSQNALKLILPQDEGWYLSFQQYLGLASRLKIRNVDVKNRSMLGGRGEMVAKYELELEGENNGYINFFNVHLETPRDGLEAVIDNKMGGVSEVRRVAELQKKESGFISEWIESHDAVLIAGDFNMLEISPLYKKYWSSFT, from the coding sequence ATGAAATCAGTAAAATCATTACTTTGGTTATTTTCCGTATTGTATCTTGGGATACTTTGTGTTTTATGGGCTAGCCCGTATTGGCCGGCAAGATTGGGGTGGTTGGCTAATCTATTCCAGATGGCGCCCCTTTGGGTACTTTATTTTCCTCTTGGGTTCCTTTTTATAATTTGGCTATTTGTAAGAAAGACAGGTATACTTATAGTAAATATTGTCTCTTTTGCTGTGATTTTCTTTTGCATTATGGGATTTAATGTGCCTTTTTCTGTACCATGGCAAAAGGCTCAAAACGCACAGGACCAGCTTAGGATTATGACCTTTAATCTCGGTACTAATGTTGATGCAACTTCTTTAGCTGAGTTTATTGCGAAAGTCGAGCCTGATATCATTGCGTTTCAGGAGGTTTATACTGACAGCCAAAATGCATTAAAGCTTATACTGCCCCAGGATGAAGGGTGGTATTTATCTTTTCAGCAATATTTAGGGCTGGCGAGCCGTTTGAAGATAAGGAATGTTGACGTAAAGAACAGGAGCATGTTAGGCGGCCGTGGAGAGATGGTTGCAAAATATGAGTTGGAATTAGAAGGAGAAAACAACGGATATATAAATTTCTTCAATGTACATTTAGAGACTCCGAGAGATGGGTTAGAGGCTGTTATCGATAATAAAATGGGCGGGGTATCAGAGGTCAGAAGAGTGGCAGAATTACAGAAGAAGGAATCTGGTTTTATATCAGAGTGGATCGAATCGCATGATGCAGTTTTGATCGCAGGTGACTTTAATATGTTGGAAATCAGCCCTCTTTATAAAAAGTATTGGTCGTCATTTACC